A part of Denitratisoma oestradiolicum genomic DNA contains:
- the rsmG gene encoding 16S rRNA (guanine(527)-N(7))-methyltransferase RsmG, with the protein MTPAETLHQGLAALSLGLPAEAEPRLLAYLELLKKWNRAYNLTAIRDEGEMITHHLLDSLSLAPYLTEVHNLADIGSGAGLPGIPLAIARPGLAITSVETVQKKAAFQQQARIELKLENFTMHCGRVERFEGQFEAVTSRAFAELADFARLAGHLVAEGGRLLAMKGLFPEAEIARLPAPWRMTESYPLLVPGLKAERHLIVLERS; encoded by the coding sequence TTGACGCCGGCCGAAACCCTGCACCAGGGACTTGCCGCCCTGTCCCTTGGCCTGCCTGCCGAGGCCGAGCCCCGTCTGCTGGCCTACCTGGAGCTGCTGAAGAAATGGAACCGGGCCTACAACCTGACGGCAATCCGGGACGAGGGCGAGATGATTACGCATCATCTGCTCGATTCTCTTAGTCTGGCGCCCTATCTGACCGAAGTGCATAACCTTGCCGACATAGGCAGTGGTGCCGGTCTGCCCGGCATTCCCCTGGCCATTGCCCGGCCTGGCCTGGCAATCACCTCGGTGGAGACCGTACAGAAAAAGGCCGCTTTCCAGCAACAGGCCCGGATAGAGCTGAAACTGGAAAATTTCACCATGCATTGCGGACGGGTGGAGCGCTTTGAGGGACAATTCGAGGCCGTGACCTCCCGCGCCTTTGCCGAACTGGCGGATTTTGCCCGTTTGGCCGGCCATCTGGTGGCCGAGGGAGGGCGCCTGTTGGCCATGAAAGGTCTGTTCCCCGAGGCAGAAATCGCCCGTCTTCCCGCTCCTTGGCGGATGACGGAGAGTTATCCGTTGCTTGTGCCTGGCCTGAAGGCTGAAAGACATTTAATCGTGCTGGAGAGAAGCTGA
- a CDS encoding ParA family protein: MHIFAIANQKGGVGKTTTSVNLAAALAQQGQRTLLVDLDPQGNATMGSGVDKGSLACSVYQVLLGLNELADARVGSPSGGYDVVPANRDLAGAEVEMVSLEQREVRLKRALQAHRQEYDFVLIDCPPSLSMLTLNGLCAAHGVIIPMQCEYYALEGLSDLVNTIKKVHANLNRELRIIGLLRVMFDPRSTLSKQVSDQLEQHFGDKVFKTVVPRNVRLAEAPSYGIPGVVFDKGSKGAQAYLTFAAEMIERVKIWKEEQ, translated from the coding sequence ATGCATATCTTCGCCATCGCCAACCAAAAGGGCGGAGTGGGCAAGACCACCACCAGTGTCAATCTGGCGGCAGCCCTGGCCCAGCAGGGGCAACGCACCCTGCTGGTGGATCTGGACCCCCAGGGCAATGCCACCATGGGCAGTGGCGTGGACAAGGGCAGCCTGGCTTGCTCGGTCTATCAGGTTCTGCTTGGATTGAACGAACTGGCCGATGCCCGGGTTGGCTCTCCCAGTGGCGGTTACGATGTGGTGCCGGCCAATCGGGATCTGGCCGGTGCCGAGGTGGAGATGGTAAGTCTGGAGCAGCGCGAGGTGCGCCTCAAGCGGGCGCTTCAGGCCCACCGGCAGGAATATGACTTTGTCCTGATTGATTGTCCCCCATCCCTGTCGATGCTGACCCTGAACGGCCTGTGCGCCGCCCACGGGGTGATCATTCCCATGCAGTGTGAGTACTATGCCCTGGAAGGCCTGTCCGATCTGGTGAATACCATCAAGAAGGTCCATGCCAACCTGAACCGGGAGTTGCGCATCATCGGCCTGCTGCGGGTCATGTTCGACCCACGCAGCACCTTGTCGAAACAGGTCTCGGATCAGTTGGAGCAGCATTTTGGCGACAAGGTGTTCAAGACCGTGGTGCCGCGCAACGTGCGTCTGGCCGAGGCCCCCAGCTACGGCATACCCGGGGTGGTGTTCGACAAGGGCTCCAAGGGCGCCCAGGCCTATCTGACATTCGCCGCCGAAATGATCGAGCGGGTAAAAATCTGGAAGGAAGAACAATGA
- a CDS encoding ParB/RepB/Spo0J family partition protein — protein sequence MNPPKLKGLGRGLDALLAANNAPESSRQETLPVSNLQPGKYQPRTRMDPGSLEELAASIKSQGLIQPISVRPVGGGRYEIIAGERRWRASQIAGMIEVPVLIRDIPDDAALAMSLIENIQREDLNPLEEAAGLQRLIDEFGMTHQQAADAVGRSRPAATNLLRLLHLAKPAQDMLMAGDIEMGHARALLPLPKTEQGRVAALVVDKGFSVRETERIVNRELHPVEKKATDRGADRDLLRLEEELSDGLGAMVKIAANRKGAGALTIRFSSLDQLDGILARLR from the coding sequence ATGAATCCGCCAAAGCTGAAGGGGCTCGGACGGGGTTTGGATGCGCTGCTGGCGGCCAACAATGCCCCCGAGAGCAGTCGTCAGGAAACCCTGCCGGTGAGCAACCTGCAACCGGGCAAATACCAGCCCCGGACCCGCATGGATCCCGGTTCCCTGGAGGAGCTGGCGGCCTCCATCAAGTCCCAGGGCCTGATCCAGCCCATCTCGGTGCGTCCGGTGGGCGGTGGTCGCTATGAAATCATCGCCGGTGAGCGGCGCTGGCGGGCTTCCCAGATTGCTGGGATGATCGAGGTACCGGTACTGATCCGGGATATTCCCGACGACGCGGCCCTGGCCATGTCCCTGATCGAGAACATCCAGCGGGAGGACCTCAATCCTCTGGAGGAGGCGGCAGGCCTGCAACGCCTGATCGACGAATTCGGCATGACCCACCAGCAGGCTGCCGATGCCGTGGGGCGTTCCCGTCCGGCCGCCACCAACCTGCTGCGCCTGCTGCATCTGGCCAAGCCGGCCCAGGACATGCTGATGGCTGGCGACATTGAAATGGGCCATGCCCGAGCTCTGTTGCCCCTGCCCAAGACGGAGCAAGGCCGGGTGGCGGCACTGGTGGTGGATAAAGGCTTCTCGGTGCGCGAAACCGAGCGCATTGTTAATCGGGAACTGCATCCGGTGGAGAAAAAAGCCACCGACCGGGGGGCTGATCGTGATCTGCTGCGTCTGGAGGAGGAGCTTTCCGATGGTCTGGGTGCCATGGTCAAGATCGCTGCCAACCGCAAGGGAGCCGGCGCCCTCACCATCCGTTTCTCCAGCCTGGATCAACTGGACGGGATTCTGGCCCGGTTGCGCTGA
- a CDS encoding ATP synthase subunit I: MHKVLFLQFVAVVLVTAIAGFWVGTRGAVSALIGGASYFLPNLAFVLRLKIAAASGRASTATFFAAEFFKVVATIGILALAQRYFDVHWLSLLVGLFAALKANLFAFLLKT; encoded by the coding sequence GTGCATAAAGTCCTGTTCCTGCAATTCGTGGCGGTGGTCCTGGTAACGGCAATTGCCGGTTTTTGGGTCGGCACGCGGGGGGCGGTTTCCGCATTGATCGGTGGCGCTTCCTACTTCCTGCCCAATCTGGCCTTTGTTCTACGCCTGAAAATCGCGGCCGCCAGCGGCCGCGCCAGCACGGCGACCTTTTTTGCTGCTGAGTTTTTCAAGGTTGTCGCGACGATCGGAATTCTTGCCCTGGCGCAGCGATATTTCGACGTGCATTGGCTGTCACTGCTCGTCGGTCTGTTCGCGGCGCTGAAGGCGAACTTATTTGCATTTTTGCTAAAGACTTGA
- the atpB gene encoding F0F1 ATP synthase subunit A, with translation MATGHEEAAAQAPKAGDYIVHHLTHFNSTGHKQADIIDFSVINVDTLFYSVTLGLITVFLLWLAARKATSGVPGRFQAAVEFMVEMVSDQAKGIIHSAESRKYVAPLALTVFVWVFLMNAMDFLPLDVLPNIWQAITGDHHAYMRVVPTADLNATLGMSIGVLLLCIYYNVKIKGFGGWVHELFTAPFGSHPVLYPINFAMQLIEFAAKTISHGMRLFGNMYAGELVFMLIALMGAAWSADGTGVALWIGQVLAGSVWAIFHILIVVLQAFIFMMLTLVYIGQAHEGH, from the coding sequence ATGGCGACCGGTCACGAAGAAGCTGCCGCCCAGGCACCCAAGGCGGGCGATTACATTGTCCACCACCTCACCCACTTCAATTCCACAGGGCATAAACAGGCCGACATCATCGATTTTTCGGTGATCAACGTTGATACCCTGTTCTATTCGGTGACTCTCGGCCTGATCACCGTCTTCCTGCTCTGGCTGGCGGCGCGCAAGGCCACGTCCGGCGTGCCCGGCCGCTTTCAGGCGGCGGTGGAGTTCATGGTGGAGATGGTCTCCGACCAGGCCAAGGGCATCATTCACTCGGCGGAGTCCCGCAAGTACGTGGCACCCCTGGCTTTGACCGTATTCGTCTGGGTATTCCTGATGAACGCCATGGACTTCCTGCCCCTCGACGTGCTGCCCAATATCTGGCAGGCGATTACCGGCGACCATCACGCCTACATGCGCGTGGTACCCACCGCCGACCTCAACGCTACCCTCGGCATGTCCATCGGTGTGCTGCTGCTGTGCATCTACTACAACGTCAAGATCAAGGGCTTCGGCGGCTGGGTCCATGAGCTGTTCACCGCGCCCTTCGGCAGCCATCCGGTGCTCTATCCGATCAACTTCGCCATGCAGTTGATCGAATTCGCCGCCAAGACCATCTCCCACGGCATGCGGTTGTTCGGCAACATGTATGCGGGTGAGCTGGTGTTCATGCTGATCGCCCTGATGGGTGCGGCCTGGTCCGCCGATGGTACCGGGGTGGCACTGTGGATCGGCCAGGTGCTGGCCGGGTCCGTTTGGGCCATCTTCCACATCCTGATCGTGGTGTTGCAGGCCTTCATCTTCATGATGCTGACCCTGGTCTATATCGGCCAGGCCCATGAAGGTCATTGA
- the atpE gene encoding F0F1 ATP synthase subunit C, with product MEHVLGFVALAAGLIIGLGAIGACIGIGIMGSKYLEASARQPELMNALQTKMFLLAGLIDAAFLIGVGIAMMFAFANPFILK from the coding sequence ATGGAACACGTTCTGGGTTTTGTTGCTCTGGCTGCTGGTCTGATCATTGGTCTGGGCGCCATCGGTGCCTGTATCGGTATTGGCATCATGGGCTCCAAGTATCTTGAGGCTTCCGCCCGTCAGCCCGAGCTGATGAACGCCCTGCAAACCAAGATGTTCCTGCTGGCCGGTCTGATCGACGCCGCCTTCCTGATCGGCGTTGGTATCGCGATGATGTTCGCCTTCGCCAACCCGTTCATCCTCAAGTAA
- a CDS encoding F0F1 ATP synthase subunit B, protein MNLNATLFAQLVVFFVLAWVTMKFVWPPIMKALDERAQKIADGLAAADKAKADLVHAEKKATDELRRARESAADLRVGAEKQTAQLLDEARAEAARIVAAAREAAETEAAAASQRAKEALREHVAQLAVAGAEKILRKEINAQVHADLLAQLKSEL, encoded by the coding sequence GTGAATCTGAACGCAACGCTGTTTGCCCAGCTGGTTGTGTTCTTCGTGTTGGCCTGGGTCACGATGAAGTTCGTGTGGCCCCCCATCATGAAGGCACTGGACGAGCGGGCGCAGAAGATCGCCGACGGGCTCGCGGCTGCGGACAAGGCAAAAGCCGATCTGGTCCACGCGGAAAAAAAGGCTACCGACGAGCTGCGCCGTGCACGCGAGTCCGCTGCCGATCTGCGCGTTGGTGCCGAGAAGCAGACTGCCCAGCTTCTGGACGAAGCCCGTGCCGAAGCTGCGCGCATCGTCGCCGCTGCTCGTGAAGCCGCCGAAACCGAAGCCGCCGCTGCTTCCCAGCGTGCCAAGGAGGCCCTGCGCGAGCATGTGGCCCAACTGGCTGTGGCCGGAGCCGAGAAGATTCTCCGCAAGGAGATCAACGCCCAGGTCCACGCTGATCTGCTGGCCCAACTCAAGTCGGAGCTCTGA
- a CDS encoding F0F1 ATP synthase subunit delta, translated as MAENVTLARPYAEAAFQLAKGAGNGAALAAWSQSLGRMAAVAAATEMGECIASPRLMPEQLAKLFTDVVGEGLSAEQQNFVRVLVDNERLTFLPEIAQLFDELKNSHEGSKDADVESAFPMDDAALQVLVADLERKFNCKIKATVRTVPELIGGVRIAIGDEVIDASVRGKLAAMATALKN; from the coding sequence ATGGCCGAGAACGTCACCCTGGCGCGTCCCTACGCAGAGGCCGCGTTCCAGTTGGCCAAGGGCGCCGGTAACGGCGCTGCCCTGGCTGCCTGGTCCCAGTCCCTGGGGCGCATGGCGGCCGTGGCCGCCGCGACGGAGATGGGCGAGTGCATCGCCAGTCCCCGCCTGATGCCCGAGCAACTGGCCAAGTTATTCACCGACGTGGTCGGTGAGGGACTTTCGGCCGAGCAGCAGAACTTTGTCCGTGTCCTGGTGGATAACGAACGGCTGACTTTCCTGCCGGAAATCGCCCAACTGTTCGATGAGTTGAAGAACAGCCACGAAGGCAGCAAGGATGCCGACGTGGAGTCGGCCTTCCCCATGGACGATGCCGCCTTGCAGGTCCTCGTGGCCGATCTCGAGCGCAAGTTCAACTGCAAGATCAAGGCGACTGTCCGCACCGTGCCTGAACTGATTGGCGGTGTCCGCATCGCCATCGGCGACGAAGTCATCGACGCATCCGTCCGCGGCAAGCTTGCCGCCATGGCCACCGCGCTAAAGAATTAG
- the atpA gene encoding F0F1 ATP synthase subunit alpha, whose product MNLNPSEISDLIKSRIQNMQLAATARNEGTVVSVTDGICRVHGLADVMQGEMLEFPGNTFGLALNLERDSVGAVILGEYEHITEGDTVKCTGRILEVPVGPEVLGRVVNALGEPIDGKGPLNNKLTDKVEKVAPGVIWRQSVSQPVQSGLKAIDAMVPVGRGQRELIIGDRQTGKTAVAVDTIINQKGQGVFCVYVAIGQKASTVANVVRKLEEHGAMEYTVVVAATASESAAMQYIAPYAGCTMGEYFRDRGMDALIVYDDLTKQAWAYRQISLLLRRPPGREAYPGDVFYIHSRLLERAARVSADYVEKVTNGEVKGKTGSLTALPVIETQAGDVSAFVPTNVISITDGQIFLETDLFNAGIRPAMNAGISVSRVGGAAQTKVIKKLGGGVRLALAQYRELAAFAQFASDLDEATRKQLERGRRVTELMKQPQYAPLSVAEMAISLYASNEGYMDDVDVAKILPFESALHQFVKQKNADLVSKIETSKDLDKDAEAQLKAAVEEFKKSWA is encoded by the coding sequence ATGAACCTCAATCCCTCTGAAATCAGCGACCTGATCAAGAGCCGGATCCAGAACATGCAGTTGGCCGCCACCGCCCGCAATGAGGGCACTGTGGTTTCGGTCACTGACGGCATTTGCCGCGTTCACGGTCTGGCCGATGTGATGCAGGGCGAAATGCTGGAATTTCCCGGCAACACCTTCGGTCTGGCCCTCAACCTGGAGCGCGACTCCGTCGGCGCCGTGATCCTGGGTGAATACGAGCACATCACCGAAGGCGACACCGTCAAATGTACCGGTCGTATTCTGGAAGTGCCGGTCGGACCCGAAGTACTGGGTCGCGTGGTCAATGCCCTGGGCGAGCCGATCGACGGCAAGGGGCCCCTGAACAACAAACTCACCGACAAGGTTGAGAAGGTTGCTCCCGGCGTTATCTGGCGTCAGTCCGTGTCCCAGCCCGTGCAGTCCGGCCTCAAGGCCATCGACGCCATGGTGCCCGTGGGCCGCGGTCAGCGCGAGCTGATCATCGGCGACCGCCAGACCGGCAAGACCGCCGTCGCGGTGGATACCATCATCAACCAGAAGGGCCAGGGCGTATTCTGCGTCTATGTCGCCATCGGCCAGAAGGCTTCCACCGTCGCCAACGTGGTGCGCAAGCTGGAAGAGCACGGCGCCATGGAATACACCGTGGTGGTGGCGGCTACTGCCTCCGAATCCGCCGCGATGCAGTACATCGCCCCCTACGCCGGCTGCACCATGGGCGAGTACTTCCGCGACCGCGGCATGGACGCCCTGATCGTTTATGACGATCTGACCAAGCAGGCCTGGGCCTATCGCCAGATATCCCTGCTGCTGCGCCGCCCCCCCGGCCGCGAAGCCTATCCCGGCGATGTGTTCTACATCCACTCCCGCCTGTTGGAGCGCGCCGCCCGCGTTTCCGCCGACTACGTGGAAAAGGTCACCAACGGCGAGGTCAAGGGCAAGACCGGCTCCCTGACCGCCCTGCCGGTGATCGAAACCCAGGCTGGCGACGTGTCCGCCTTCGTGCCGACCAACGTGATCTCCATTACCGACGGTCAGATCTTCCTGGAAACCGACCTGTTCAACGCCGGCATCCGTCCTGCCATGAACGCCGGTATCTCGGTGTCCCGCGTCGGTGGCGCGGCCCAGACCAAGGTCATCAAGAAGCTTGGTGGCGGTGTGCGTCTGGCCCTGGCCCAGTACCGGGAACTGGCGGCCTTCGCCCAGTTCGCCTCCGACCTGGACGAAGCCACCCGCAAGCAGCTGGAGCGCGGCCGCCGCGTGACCGAACTGATGAAGCAGCCCCAGTACGCCCCCCTGTCGGTGGCGGAAATGGCGATCTCCCTGTATGCCTCCAACGAAGGCTACATGGACGATGTGGATGTGGCCAAGATTCTGCCTTTCGAATCCGCCCTGCATCAGTTCGTCAAGCAGAAAAACGCTGATCTGGTGAGCAAGATCGAGACTTCCAAGGACCTGGACAAGGACGCCGAGGCGCAGTTGAAGGCCGCGGTCGAAGAGTTCAAGAAGTCCTGGGCGTAA
- the atpG gene encoding F0F1 ATP synthase subunit gamma: MAVGKEIRTKIKSVQNTKKITKAMEMVAASKMRKAQERMRAARPYSEKIRRLAANLSQANVTDYRHPFLVKREPVKRVGVILVTTDKGLCGGLNTNILRLLLSNMRQWEQDGVSDIRATCIGNKGLGFVQRMGGKVVSHVTQLGDTPHLEKLIGPIKVMIDAFQNDELDAVYVAYTRFINTMKQEPVIEQLLPLTGERLGTPDGSWDYLYEPDAQTVIDDLLVRYVEALIYQAVAENMASEQSARMVAMKSATDNAGNVIKELQLVYNKARQAAITKEISEIVGGAAAIAG; encoded by the coding sequence ATGGCAGTCGGAAAAGAGATCCGCACCAAGATCAAGAGCGTCCAGAACACCAAGAAGATCACCAAGGCCATGGAGATGGTGGCCGCCTCCAAGATGCGCAAGGCGCAGGAACGGATGCGGGCCGCCCGCCCCTACAGCGAGAAAATTCGCCGTCTGGCGGCCAACCTCTCCCAGGCCAACGTGACCGACTATCGCCATCCCTTCCTGGTCAAGCGGGAACCGGTGAAGCGGGTCGGCGTGATCCTGGTGACCACGGACAAGGGCTTGTGCGGCGGCCTGAACACCAACATCCTGCGCCTGCTGTTGAGCAACATGCGGCAATGGGAACAAGACGGCGTGAGCGACATCCGCGCCACCTGCATCGGCAACAAGGGTCTCGGCTTCGTCCAGCGCATGGGCGGCAAGGTCGTTTCCCATGTCACCCAACTGGGCGATACGCCCCATCTGGAAAAACTGATCGGACCCATCAAGGTCATGATCGACGCCTTCCAGAACGACGAGCTGGATGCCGTGTATGTGGCCTACACCCGCTTCATCAACACCATGAAGCAGGAACCAGTGATCGAGCAGTTGCTGCCCCTCACGGGCGAGCGGCTCGGTACTCCCGACGGCTCCTGGGATTACCTCTACGAGCCGGACGCCCAGACCGTGATCGACGATCTGCTGGTGCGCTACGTGGAAGCCCTGATCTATCAGGCCGTGGCCGAGAACATGGCTTCCGAGCAGAGCGCGCGGATGGTGGCCATGAAGTCCGCCACCGACAACGCCGGCAACGTGATCAAGGAACTGCAACTGGTTTACAACAAGGCCCGGCAGGCGGCGATCACCAAGGAGATTTCCGAGATCGTCGGCGGTGCGGCGGCTATTGCGGGCTGA
- the atpD gene encoding F0F1 ATP synthase subunit beta: MSNGNIVQCIGAVVDIKFPREAMPKVYDALVLDDANIGNAETGLTFEVQQQLGDGIVRTIALGSSDGLRRGMSVKNTGAAISIPVGHGTLGRIMDVLGRPIDEAGPIQADEIRPIHARAPKFDELSPATELLETGIKVIDLICPFAKGGKVGLFGGAGVGKTVNMMELINNIAKAHSGLSVFAGVGERTREGNDFYHEMKDSNVLDKVGMVFGQMNEPPGNRLRVALTGLTMAEKFRDEGRDILFFVDNIYRYTLAGTEVSALLGRMPSAVGYQPTLAEEMGRLQERITSTKVGSITSIQAVYVPADDLTDPSPATTFLHLDSTVVLSRDIAALGIYPAVDPLDSTSRQLDPLVVGEEHYSVARGVQMTLQRYKELRDIIAILGMDELAPEDKLAVGRARKIQRFLSQPFHVAEVFTGSPGKYVTLKDTIKGFKMIVEGECDNLPEQAFYMVGGIEEAFEKAKTL, from the coding sequence ATGAGCAACGGAAACATCGTCCAGTGCATCGGCGCCGTGGTGGACATCAAGTTCCCCCGCGAAGCCATGCCCAAGGTCTATGACGCCCTGGTTCTCGACGACGCCAACATTGGCAACGCCGAGACCGGCCTGACCTTCGAAGTACAGCAACAGCTCGGCGACGGCATCGTGCGTACCATCGCCCTGGGCTCCTCCGACGGCCTGCGCCGCGGCATGAGCGTGAAGAACACCGGCGCGGCCATCTCCATTCCGGTGGGCCATGGCACCCTGGGCCGGATCATGGACGTGCTGGGTCGTCCCATCGACGAAGCCGGCCCGATCCAGGCGGATGAAATTCGCCCGATTCACGCCCGTGCACCCAAGTTCGACGAATTGTCCCCCGCCACCGAGCTGCTGGAAACCGGCATCAAGGTGATCGACCTGATCTGCCCGTTCGCCAAGGGCGGCAAGGTGGGCCTGTTCGGCGGCGCCGGCGTGGGCAAGACCGTGAACATGATGGAGCTGATCAACAACATCGCCAAGGCGCACAGCGGTCTGTCCGTGTTCGCCGGCGTGGGCGAGCGTACCCGTGAGGGCAACGACTTCTACCACGAGATGAAGGACTCCAACGTGCTCGACAAGGTGGGCATGGTGTTCGGCCAGATGAACGAGCCTCCCGGCAACCGTCTGCGCGTGGCGCTGACCGGCCTGACCATGGCCGAGAAGTTCCGCGACGAAGGCCGCGACATCCTGTTCTTCGTCGATAACATCTACCGCTACACCCTGGCCGGTACCGAAGTGTCCGCCCTGCTGGGCCGCATGCCTTCCGCCGTGGGCTACCAGCCCACCCTGGCCGAGGAAATGGGCCGCCTGCAGGAGCGCATCACCTCCACCAAGGTGGGTTCGATCACCTCCATCCAGGCCGTGTATGTGCCTGCGGATGACTTGACCGATCCGTCGCCCGCCACCACCTTCCTTCACCTGGACTCCACCGTCGTGCTGTCCCGGGACATCGCCGCCCTGGGTATCTACCCCGCCGTGGATCCCCTGGATTCCACCTCCCGCCAGCTCGATCCGCTGGTGGTGGGTGAGGAGCACTACTCCGTGGCCCGCGGCGTGCAGATGACCCTGCAACGCTACAAGGAACTGCGCGACATCATCGCCATTCTGGGCATGGATGAACTGGCGCCGGAAGACAAGCTGGCCGTGGGCCGCGCCCGCAAGATCCAGCGCTTCCTGTCCCAGCCCTTCCATGTGGCCGAAGTGTTTACCGGCTCTCCCGGCAAGTACGTGACCCTGAAGGACACCATCAAGGGCTTCAAGATGATCGTGGAAGGCGAATGCGACAACCTGCCCGAGCAGGCCTTCTACATGGTGGGCGGCATCGAGGAAGCCTTCGAGAAAGCCAAGACCTTGTAG
- a CDS encoding F0F1 ATP synthase subunit epsilon, with product MAMTIHVDVVSAEESIFSGLAEFVTLPGEAGELGILPGHMPLMTRIRPGAVRLKLPHDKEELIFVAGGMLEVQPGLVTVLADTAIRGRDLDEAKAMEAKRKAEESMHDRGSEMDYARAQAELAEAVAQLAAIQRLRKHGH from the coding sequence ATGGCAATGACCATTCATGTAGACGTCGTCAGCGCGGAAGAGTCCATCTTCTCCGGTCTGGCAGAATTCGTGACCCTCCCCGGTGAAGCCGGCGAGTTGGGGATTCTGCCTGGCCACATGCCGCTGATGACCCGGATCAGGCCGGGTGCCGTGCGCCTGAAACTGCCTCACGACAAGGAAGAGCTGATCTTCGTCGCCGGCGGCATGCTGGAGGTGCAACCGGGGCTGGTGACCGTGCTGGCGGATACCGCCATCCGGGGCCGTGACCTGGACGAAGCCAAGGCCATGGAAGCCAAGCGCAAGGCCGAGGAGTCCATGCACGACCGGGGCTCCGAAATGGACTATGCCCGTGCCCAGGCCGAACTGGCCGAAGCCGTGGCACAACTGGCGGCCATTCAGCGACTGCGCAAGCACGGCCACTGA
- a CDS encoding MBL fold metallo-hydrolase, with protein MKYTIIPVTPFMQNCSLLICETSQRAALVDPGGDTERILATVAKAGVTLEKIFLTHGHLDHAGGAGTIAHQLGIPIEGPQRSEEALIQSLPEQGRHFGLGFGGEAFTPNRWLEQGDVVNFGEQTLEVSYCPGHTPGHVIYFHRASAMAWVGDVLFAGSIGRTDLPGGDHRALIRSIRERLWPLGDEVEFVPGHGPNSTFGRERRTNPFVADDLF; from the coding sequence ATGAAATACACCATCATCCCCGTGACACCCTTCATGCAGAACTGCTCCCTGCTGATCTGCGAGACAAGCCAACGCGCCGCCCTGGTGGACCCGGGGGGCGACACCGAGCGCATCCTGGCCACCGTTGCCAAGGCCGGCGTGACCCTGGAAAAGATTTTCCTCACCCACGGCCACCTGGACCATGCCGGCGGCGCTGGCACCATCGCCCATCAGTTGGGAATCCCGATCGAAGGCCCCCAGCGTAGCGAAGAAGCCCTGATCCAGTCCCTGCCCGAACAGGGGCGGCATTTCGGCCTGGGTTTCGGCGGCGAGGCCTTCACGCCCAACCGATGGCTGGAGCAGGGCGATGTAGTGAACTTCGGCGAGCAAACCCTGGAAGTCAGCTATTGTCCGGGGCACACCCCAGGGCATGTGATCTACTTTCACCGCGCCAGCGCCATGGCCTGGGTGGGGGACGTGCTGTTCGCCGGTTCCATCGGCCGCACCGATCTGCCTGGCGGCGACCATCGCGCCCTGATCCGCTCCATCCGGGAAAGGCTCTGGCCCCTGGGCGATGAGGTGGAATTCGTCCCTGGCCACGGCCCCAACTCCACTTTCGGCCGGGAGCGCCGCACCAACCCCTTCGTGGCCGATGACCTGTTCTGA
- the can gene encoding carbonate dehydratase, which produces MKNRNLEHLFENNRRWAEKIRAEDPDFFSKLAELQSPEYLWIGCSDSRVPANQITGLLPGEVFVHRNIANMVAHTDLNCLSVVQFAVDVLKVRHIMVVGHYGCGGVRTALDNERLGLIDNWLRMIQDVRDKHQALLDRFSGEDRTDRLCELNIVEQVVNLSHSTVVRDAWARGQELTLHGWVYCLTDGLMRDTEITISRPEDVAASYQHALADIAAGGCCTCDTSCG; this is translated from the coding sequence ATGAAAAACAGAAACCTGGAACACCTGTTCGAGAACAATCGGCGCTGGGCGGAAAAAATCCGTGCCGAGGACCCGGACTTCTTTTCCAAGCTGGCGGAACTGCAATCCCCCGAATACCTGTGGATCGGCTGTTCGGACTCTCGCGTTCCGGCCAACCAGATCACCGGCCTCCTGCCGGGCGAAGTCTTCGTTCATCGCAATATCGCCAACATGGTGGCCCATACCGATCTGAACTGCCTGTCGGTGGTGCAGTTCGCGGTGGATGTGCTCAAGGTGCGCCACATCATGGTGGTGGGGCACTATGGCTGCGGCGGCGTGCGGACTGCCCTGGACAACGAGCGCCTGGGCCTGATCGACAACTGGCTGCGGATGATTCAGGATGTGCGGGACAAGCACCAGGCCCTGCTGGATCGCTTTTCCGGCGAAGACCGGACGGATCGACTCTGCGAACTCAATATCGTCGAGCAAGTGGTCAATCTCTCCCACAGCACCGTGGTGCGCGATGCCTGGGCCCGGGGCCAGGAGCTGACCCTTCACGGCTGGGTCTATTGCCTGACCGACGGTCTGATGCGGGATACCGAAATCACCATCTCCCGACCGGAAGACGTGGCTGCCAGCTACCAACATGCCCTGGCCGACATTGCTGCCGGTGGTTGCTGCACCTGCGACACCTCCTGCGGCTAG